A window from Vicia villosa cultivar HV-30 ecotype Madison, WI unplaced genomic scaffold, Vvil1.0 ctg.000924F_1_1, whole genome shotgun sequence encodes these proteins:
- the LOC131632287 gene encoding F-box/kelch-repeat protein At3g23880-like isoform X3 produces MNSPQAKSPHLNGAPPSLPVLLDELISQILSLLPVKTPMQMKCVCKLWKTLISDSAFAKLHLQRSPRNTHLLLIQNWSNPDEALDCSVEPFPVTNLLEVRFSPFYTYREISAIPDDPHYRLKNLDCWEVVGSCNGLLCLRGSSWAPRNHTTWLRLWNPATNTLSEKLGYQTNFCCRFTFGYDISTDSYKAVAFSANKVKVFRFGDNVWRNIECFPVVPFDVEATRLNCHPFVYNGVYVSGAINWLAIRNKIEYEWKDITVDQFVIVSLDLATETYRELLPPQGFVEVPPVEPSVTVLMDCLCFSHRSKGTHFVLWKMMEFGVQESWTQFLKISFQNLRIDHGISDSLAYDSQLFLLPLCSCERSNTLIMATNEQGPHHQLQAHMALLKVDGRMVGRKEKEAY; encoded by the exons ATGAATTCCCCTCAGGCGAAGTCTCCGCATTTAAACGGCGCTCCGCCGTCGTTGCCAGTCCTCCTTGATGAACTCATTTCACAAATTCTTTCCTTGCTTCCTGTCAAAACTCCCATGCAAATGAAATGTGTTTGCAAACTATGGAAAACCCTAATTTCCGATTCCGCCTTTGCCAAATTACACCTTCAGCGATCTCCGCGCAACACTCACCTCCTACTAATACAAAATTGGTCTAATCCTGATGAGGCCTTGGATTGCAGTGTCGAACCCTTTCCTGTAACTAATTTGCTAGAGGTTCGCTTCAGTCCTTTCTATACATATAGGGAAATCAGCGCCATTCCCGATGATCCACACTACCGATTGAAGAATCTAGATTGCTGGGAGGTAGTTGGTTCATGCAATGGATTGCTCTGCCTGCGCGGTTCTTCTTGGGCCCCTAGGAATCACACCACCTGGCTCCGTTTATGGAACCCAGCTACCAACACATTATCTGAAAAATTAGGGTATCAAACTAACTTTTGTTGCAGGTTCACATTTGGTTATGACATTTCAACAGACTCTTATAAGGCGGTGGCTTTCTCTGCCAACAAGGTGAAAGTTTTCAGGTTTGGTGATAATGTTTGGAGAAACATTGAATGTTTTCCAGTTGTTCCTTTTGACGTTGAGGCTACGCGTCTCAATTGTCATCCATTTGTGTATAATGGTGTGTATGTGAGTGGAGCTATTAACTGGCTGGCTATTAGAAATAAGATCGAATATGAATGGAAAGATATTACCGTAGATCAATTTGTAATTGTCTCGCTTGATCTAGCTACGGAGACTTATCGGGAATTGCTGCCACCTCAGGGTTTTGTTGAAGTACCACCCGTTGAACCATCTGTCACTGTGTTGATGGATTGTTTATGCTTTTCCCACCGTTCCAAGGGAACTCATTTTGTTTTATGGAAGATGATGGAATTTGGAGTTCAAGAGTCTTGGACTCAATTCCTCAAAATTAGCTTTCAGAATCTTCGTATTGATCATGGCATTAGTGACTCGCTGGCATATGATTCTCAATTGTTCCTGCTACCATTGTGTTCTTGTGAGAGGAGCAACACACTGATAATGGCAACCAATGAACAAG GACCACACCATCAACTTCAAGCACATATGGCGCTCTTGAAGGTTGATGGTAGGATGGTAGGAAGAAAGGAAAAAGAGGCTTATTGA
- the LOC131632287 gene encoding F-box/kelch-repeat protein At3g23880-like isoform X2, translated as MNSPQAKSPHLNGAPPSLPVLLDELISQILSLLPVKTPMQMKCVCKLWKTLISDSAFAKLHLQRSPRNTHLLLIQNWSNPDEALDCSVEPFPVTNLLEVRFSPFYTYREISAIPDDPHYRLKNLDCWEVVGSCNGLLCLRGSSWAPRNHTTWLRLWNPATNTLSEKLGYQTNFCCRFTFGYDISTDSYKAVAFSANKVKVFRFGDNVWRNIECFPVVPFDVEATRLNCHPFVYNGVYVSGAINWLAIRNKIEYEWKDITVDQFVIVSLDLATETYRELLPPQGFVEVPPVEPSVTVLMDCLCFSHRSKGTHFVLWKMMEFGVQESWTQFLKISFQNLRIDHGISDSLAYDSQLFLLPLCSCERSNTLIMATNEQGDVFANQRAILFNWKHNRVDLVTSFYNDILWFFTKGYVESLVSTCPRDP; from the exons ATGAATTCCCCTCAGGCGAAGTCTCCGCATTTAAACGGCGCTCCGCCGTCGTTGCCAGTCCTCCTTGATGAACTCATTTCACAAATTCTTTCCTTGCTTCCTGTCAAAACTCCCATGCAAATGAAATGTGTTTGCAAACTATGGAAAACCCTAATTTCCGATTCCGCCTTTGCCAAATTACACCTTCAGCGATCTCCGCGCAACACTCACCTCCTACTAATACAAAATTGGTCTAATCCTGATGAGGCCTTGGATTGCAGTGTCGAACCCTTTCCTGTAACTAATTTGCTAGAGGTTCGCTTCAGTCCTTTCTATACATATAGGGAAATCAGCGCCATTCCCGATGATCCACACTACCGATTGAAGAATCTAGATTGCTGGGAGGTAGTTGGTTCATGCAATGGATTGCTCTGCCTGCGCGGTTCTTCTTGGGCCCCTAGGAATCACACCACCTGGCTCCGTTTATGGAACCCAGCTACCAACACATTATCTGAAAAATTAGGGTATCAAACTAACTTTTGTTGCAGGTTCACATTTGGTTATGACATTTCAACAGACTCTTATAAGGCGGTGGCTTTCTCTGCCAACAAGGTGAAAGTTTTCAGGTTTGGTGATAATGTTTGGAGAAACATTGAATGTTTTCCAGTTGTTCCTTTTGACGTTGAGGCTACGCGTCTCAATTGTCATCCATTTGTGTATAATGGTGTGTATGTGAGTGGAGCTATTAACTGGCTGGCTATTAGAAATAAGATCGAATATGAATGGAAAGATATTACCGTAGATCAATTTGTAATTGTCTCGCTTGATCTAGCTACGGAGACTTATCGGGAATTGCTGCCACCTCAGGGTTTTGTTGAAGTACCACCCGTTGAACCATCTGTCACTGTGTTGATGGATTGTTTATGCTTTTCCCACCGTTCCAAGGGAACTCATTTTGTTTTATGGAAGATGATGGAATTTGGAGTTCAAGAGTCTTGGACTCAATTCCTCAAAATTAGCTTTCAGAATCTTCGTATTGATCATGGCATTAGTGACTCGCTGGCATATGATTCTCAATTGTTCCTGCTACCATTGTGTTCTTGTGAGAGGAGCAACACACTGATAATGGCAACCAATGAACAAGGTGATGTTTTTGCCAATCAACGGGCAATTCTCTTTAATTGGAAACATAACAGAGTAGACCTAGTTACATCTTTCTATAATGATATATTGTGGTTTTTTACCAAGGGTTACGTTGAAAGCTTGGTTTCCACTTGTCCTAG AGATCCTTAA
- the LOC131632287 gene encoding F-box/kelch-repeat protein At3g23880-like isoform X1 codes for MNSPQAKSPHLNGAPPSLPVLLDELISQILSLLPVKTPMQMKCVCKLWKTLISDSAFAKLHLQRSPRNTHLLLIQNWSNPDEALDCSVEPFPVTNLLEVRFSPFYTYREISAIPDDPHYRLKNLDCWEVVGSCNGLLCLRGSSWAPRNHTTWLRLWNPATNTLSEKLGYQTNFCCRFTFGYDISTDSYKAVAFSANKVKVFRFGDNVWRNIECFPVVPFDVEATRLNCHPFVYNGVYVSGAINWLAIRNKIEYEWKDITVDQFVIVSLDLATETYRELLPPQGFVEVPPVEPSVTVLMDCLCFSHRSKGTHFVLWKMMEFGVQESWTQFLKISFQNLRIDHGISDSLAYDSQLFLLPLCSCERSNTLIMATNEQGDVFANQRAILFNWKHNRVDLVTSFYNDILWFFTKGYVESLVSTCPRTTPSTSSTYGALEG; via the exons ATGAATTCCCCTCAGGCGAAGTCTCCGCATTTAAACGGCGCTCCGCCGTCGTTGCCAGTCCTCCTTGATGAACTCATTTCACAAATTCTTTCCTTGCTTCCTGTCAAAACTCCCATGCAAATGAAATGTGTTTGCAAACTATGGAAAACCCTAATTTCCGATTCCGCCTTTGCCAAATTACACCTTCAGCGATCTCCGCGCAACACTCACCTCCTACTAATACAAAATTGGTCTAATCCTGATGAGGCCTTGGATTGCAGTGTCGAACCCTTTCCTGTAACTAATTTGCTAGAGGTTCGCTTCAGTCCTTTCTATACATATAGGGAAATCAGCGCCATTCCCGATGATCCACACTACCGATTGAAGAATCTAGATTGCTGGGAGGTAGTTGGTTCATGCAATGGATTGCTCTGCCTGCGCGGTTCTTCTTGGGCCCCTAGGAATCACACCACCTGGCTCCGTTTATGGAACCCAGCTACCAACACATTATCTGAAAAATTAGGGTATCAAACTAACTTTTGTTGCAGGTTCACATTTGGTTATGACATTTCAACAGACTCTTATAAGGCGGTGGCTTTCTCTGCCAACAAGGTGAAAGTTTTCAGGTTTGGTGATAATGTTTGGAGAAACATTGAATGTTTTCCAGTTGTTCCTTTTGACGTTGAGGCTACGCGTCTCAATTGTCATCCATTTGTGTATAATGGTGTGTATGTGAGTGGAGCTATTAACTGGCTGGCTATTAGAAATAAGATCGAATATGAATGGAAAGATATTACCGTAGATCAATTTGTAATTGTCTCGCTTGATCTAGCTACGGAGACTTATCGGGAATTGCTGCCACCTCAGGGTTTTGTTGAAGTACCACCCGTTGAACCATCTGTCACTGTGTTGATGGATTGTTTATGCTTTTCCCACCGTTCCAAGGGAACTCATTTTGTTTTATGGAAGATGATGGAATTTGGAGTTCAAGAGTCTTGGACTCAATTCCTCAAAATTAGCTTTCAGAATCTTCGTATTGATCATGGCATTAGTGACTCGCTGGCATATGATTCTCAATTGTTCCTGCTACCATTGTGTTCTTGTGAGAGGAGCAACACACTGATAATGGCAACCAATGAACAAGGTGATGTTTTTGCCAATCAACGGGCAATTCTCTTTAATTGGAAACATAACAGAGTAGACCTAGTTACATCTTTCTATAATGATATATTGTGGTTTTTTACCAAGGGTTACGTTGAAAGCTTGGTTTCCACTTGTCCTAG GACCACACCATCAACTTCAAGCACATATGGCGCTCTTGAAGGTTGA